Within the Bacteroidales bacterium genome, the region TGCTTAATTATTTGTTTTCCACTATTTTCCTGAAATACTTTATTTCCTCTGATGCGATTTACGAATCGTCTGTAATTTACCTGAACATCAGGATGTGGGGAGTGATGTTTGCGCTGACCAATGTGGCATTTCGTGCTTACTTTGTTGGGATTACCAAAACCAGCCTGCTGGGCTATGGCGCAGCCATCATGGCTATCGTGAATGTTGCCCTGGATTATCTGCTTATTTTCGGGCATTATGGCTTTCCTGAAATGGGGATCGCCGGCGCGGCAATAGCCTCTGTTATTTCCGAAGGGGTGGCTTCCTTGTTTTTTGTCCTTGCCACGATCTTCGACCCGGTCAACAGGAAGTATCACATTTTCCGGCTCCCGAAATTTGACAAGGACATTATTGTAAGAACCTGGAACATCTCGGTGTTTATCATGCTGCAAAACTTTGTCTCCGTAGTGGGCTGGTTTCTTTTTTTCCTGGTGATCGAGCAGACAGGTGAGCGCCCGCTGGCCATTTCAAATATTATCCGCAGTCTTTACATGACACTCATGATCCACATCTGGGCCTTTAGTTCTTCAGTGAATACGCTGGTGAGCAATACTATCGGCGCCGGGGCTTCCTATCTTGTTATTCCTATTGTCCGCAAGGTGAACATGCTAAGTTCGATGATTACTTTGGTTGTGATCCTTATTTCGGTAAGTTTCCCTGAATTTTTGATCCGAATTTACACTGATGACCCTGAACTCATTGCGGGGGCAAAATCGGTGTTGTATGTCGTTACCGGTGCTGTGTTACCTTTGGCATTATCCGTTAACTGGTTCAGCGGTGTGTCTGGCACTGCCAGAACCAGCACTGCCCTGTTGATTGAGGTGGTGTGTATTTTTATTTACCTGATCTATATTTTCCTCATTGCTTTCCATTTCAGGCTTTCGTTGCCTGTCATCTGGACTGCAGAATATG harbors:
- a CDS encoding MATE family efflux transporter produces the protein MATSQKIIFAPKHKPELQSLPTYRNIWNLSYPIILSIIAQNIITVIDTAFLGRVGEVELGASAIGGLFYFSLFMLGFGFGTGAQILMARRNGEQRFSQVGKIFDHTMYFFVLMSVVLILLNYLFSTIFLKYFISSDAIYESSVIYLNIRMWGVMFALTNVAFRAYFVGITKTSLLGYGAAIMAIVNVALDYLLIFGHYGFPEMGIAGAAIASVISEGVASLFFVLATIFDPVNRKYHIFRLPKFDKDIIVRTWNISVFIMLQNFVSVVGWFLFFLVIEQTGERPLAISNIIRSLYMTLMIHIWAFSSSVNTLVSNTIGAGASYLVIPIVRKVNMLSSMITLVVILISVSFPEFLIRIYTDDPELIAGAKSVLYVVTGAVLPLALSVNWFSGVSGTARTSTALLIEVVCIFIYLIYIFLIAFHFRLSLPVIWTAEYVYIVTLGVSSYLYLKFGKWQNKII